The following coding sequences are from one Methanohalophilus halophilus window:
- a CDS encoding PPC domain-containing DNA-binding protein, protein MEYREGKIGRVFVLRVDDGEDIIESITALAEEKTIEKAFLFMLGACRTSNLVTGPLKDMIPPEPMWNSFVDPHEIIGIGNIMLENKKPVVHLHTGLGRDGKASIGCMRKHNEAFMVTEILLLEIDGMDALRKFDSTRGFAPINFAKKED, encoded by the coding sequence ATGGAATACAGAGAAGGAAAGATAGGAAGGGTATTTGTCCTCAGGGTAGATGACGGTGAAGATATAATAGAGAGCATAACGGCCCTGGCAGAAGAAAAAACTATAGAAAAGGCATTCCTTTTCATGCTGGGAGCATGCAGGACCTCAAATCTGGTCACCGGCCCACTCAAAGATATGATCCCTCCAGAACCCATGTGGAATTCATTTGTGGACCCGCACGAAATAATCGGTATTGGCAACATAATGCTTGAGAATAAAAAACCCGTAGTTCATCTCCATACCGGTCTGGGCAGGGATGGAAAAGCCAGTATTGGATGCATGCGAAAACACAATGAAGCCTTCATGGTAACGGAAATTCTTCTTCTTGAAATTGACGGAATGGATGCTTTACGCAAATTTGACAGTACAAGAGGATTTGCCCCAATCAATTTCGCGAAAAAAGAGGATTAA
- a CDS encoding ABC transporter ATP-binding protein, with protein sequence MPQTDNIIEIRGLEKVYGDGVEVKALDGLDLDVKKGEFLSIVGPSGSGKSTLLHMIGILDTPTKGTILIDGQDVTSMDDQQRSSARNKLLGFIFQYHHLLPDFTALENVMMPLLIAGRKKDDATREAEKLLNEVGLEDRLHHFPGQLSGGQNQRVAVARALVNHPKIVIGDEPTGNLDSHSSDKVYELLRKLNREFDQTFILVTHDENMARKTDRIVRIVDGKITE encoded by the coding sequence ATGCCACAAACAGACAATATCATCGAAATCCGTGGATTGGAAAAGGTCTATGGTGATGGGGTCGAGGTAAAGGCGCTTGATGGACTGGACCTTGATGTGAAAAAAGGTGAATTCCTTTCAATAGTTGGCCCTTCCGGTTCCGGCAAAAGTACCTTGTTACACATGATAGGTATTCTGGACACACCCACAAAAGGCACTATCCTGATTGACGGTCAGGATGTCACCAGCATGGATGACCAGCAACGATCCAGTGCACGAAACAAATTGCTTGGCTTTATATTCCAGTACCATCATCTTTTACCCGACTTCACCGCACTGGAAAACGTTATGATGCCTCTTTTGATAGCCGGCAGGAAAAAGGATGACGCTACCAGAGAAGCTGAAAAACTGCTCAATGAAGTTGGATTGGAAGACCGTCTCCACCATTTTCCGGGCCAGCTTTCAGGAGGGCAAAACCAGCGTGTTGCCGTGGCAAGAGCACTTGTAAACCACCCAAAGATCGTCATCGGGGACGAACCTACCGGGAATCTGGACAGCCATTCCAGTGACAAGGTCTATGAGCTTTTAAGGAAGCTGAATAGGGAATTTGACCAGACATTCATTCTGGTGACCCATGATGAAAACATGGCCCGCAAAACCGACAGAATCGTCAGGATCGTAGATGGCAAAATTACTGAATAA
- a CDS encoding FtsZ/tubulin family protein translates to MLNILMVGNGQCGNRILDSINRQAFGSKSRFAKFYSKQQYKSNVETLAINTAVNDLKEMKYTKAKDRIHIPHLHGVGANRNVGRKVFDENKSQIMRNLDERGSFDIAFVITSASGGTGSSFTPSLIRELKEQNDYPVYAVVILPFREEGTLYLQNAAFALKDIRESGVDGIILADNQYLKQMGGDVETAYDSINEMIAKRLIFLLDSLDSEMMMVTDLGDFKTVMSGGAGIATIGYYEADGEVPIRTAIQKAISPSGLLFNTNVYEEASRSMMIIKGDKSYLSIDEISTEVEKLSDSVGHVFKGIIVRKGEYPRVLSVLTLESASELEELYHLAVDAINTEKEKKERVQEDKEVDKAFSQIEGLEPHY, encoded by the coding sequence TTGCTCAACATACTTATGGTCGGAAACGGACAGTGTGGCAACCGTATTCTGGACTCTATAAACAGGCAGGCATTCGGCTCCAAAAGTCGGTTTGCTAAATTCTACTCAAAACAACAGTATAAAAGTAACGTGGAAACCCTTGCCATAAATACTGCCGTAAACGACCTCAAGGAAATGAAATATACCAAAGCAAAGGATCGAATCCATATACCTCACCTGCACGGAGTTGGTGCAAACAGAAATGTGGGAAGGAAAGTTTTTGATGAAAATAAATCCCAGATTATGCGCAATCTCGATGAGAGAGGCAGTTTCGATATTGCTTTTGTTATAACTTCTGCCTCCGGGGGTACAGGGTCATCCTTTACTCCTTCCCTGATTCGGGAATTGAAAGAACAAAATGATTATCCGGTATATGCAGTCGTTATCCTGCCTTTCAGGGAAGAAGGGACATTGTACCTGCAAAATGCCGCATTTGCTCTCAAAGACATAAGGGAAAGTGGAGTTGACGGGATAATCCTTGCAGATAACCAGTACCTCAAACAGATGGGCGGAGATGTGGAAACTGCATATGATTCCATAAATGAGATGATTGCAAAAAGGCTGATCTTCCTGCTGGATTCCCTGGACAGCGAGATGATGATGGTCACCGATCTCGGTGATTTCAAGACTGTTATGAGTGGAGGAGCCGGGATTGCTACTATTGGTTACTACGAAGCAGACGGGGAGGTACCTATCAGAACAGCCATACAAAAGGCGATATCTCCCAGCGGATTACTGTTTAATACCAATGTTTACGAGGAAGCAAGCAGGTCCATGATGATCATCAAGGGTGACAAGAGTTACCTGAGTATCGATGAAATCTCTACGGAAGTTGAGAAACTTTCTGATTCAGTAGGCCATGTTTTCAAAGGAATAATTGTCCGCAAAGGTGAATATCCCCGGGTACTGTCTGTCCTTACCCTTGAATCCGCTTCCGAACTGGAAGAACTTTATCATCTTGCAGTCGATGCTATCAATACCGAAAAAGAGAAAAAGGAAAGAGTCCAGGAAGATAAGGAAGTCGATAAGGCATTCTCCCAGATCGAAGGCCTGGAACCGCATTACTGA
- a CDS encoding COG1361 S-layer family protein → MEFKKMIVCLLLIAALSSMVFAGSASAKSILYEGTIDAGDGYQINNYVIDVGDVFPSNDYASFYVYEKDTEVMDKGLDINSSFTFEIENEDVEVTLIDTIDALVPRAEIAITITDEDIVNTKGVVDGGHEKAEFSGTPIIEITKSVSSNTIQAGDSVTVTVSAENKGDDDATDLRFSNNLPEKFILEETFVSQSGKMSLDVGESQQIFVYRIKSTEPGTFTLKPTTATFSNNAGVDFPQTSSNTPTITVEGEPAAMADVEVSADLQEAVIPRGESTEVTLLIRNNGEGDAEAVSVDIQLPDGLEYESGDSEIEIISDTPTIYLQTLGVQQQKEFTFNVKAEETGSYPVTASYSYISAEDPEAEEINSETTTNALEVTKGKYDVIFEQPLYVYIVPVVIILGAAAWIYYRRQQYRF, encoded by the coding sequence ATGGAATTCAAAAAAATGATCGTATGCCTGCTCTTGATAGCAGCCTTGTCCTCAATGGTATTTGCAGGATCTGCCTCTGCAAAAAGTATTCTTTATGAAGGCACCATTGATGCAGGAGATGGGTACCAGATAAATAATTATGTCATAGATGTAGGCGATGTGTTCCCTTCAAATGACTATGCATCTTTTTATGTATATGAAAAGGACACTGAGGTGATGGACAAGGGGCTGGATATTAACAGCAGTTTTACCTTTGAAATTGAAAATGAAGATGTGGAAGTAACGTTGATAGACACCATTGATGCTCTTGTACCCCGTGCCGAAATAGCCATTACAATTACCGATGAGGACATTGTCAATACAAAGGGAGTTGTCGATGGTGGTCATGAAAAGGCGGAATTTTCCGGTACACCCATTATTGAAATTACCAAAAGTGTAAGTTCAAATACCATACAAGCAGGTGATTCAGTAACAGTTACTGTCAGCGCAGAAAACAAAGGGGATGACGATGCAACTGACCTCAGGTTTTCCAACAACCTCCCCGAGAAATTCATCCTGGAGGAAACTTTCGTAAGCCAATCCGGAAAGATGTCTCTGGACGTTGGGGAGTCACAACAAATTTTTGTCTATCGCATCAAATCAACAGAGCCCGGCACATTTACACTCAAACCCACTACTGCAACCTTTTCTAACAATGCGGGAGTCGATTTCCCACAGACAAGTTCCAATACTCCCACAATCACAGTAGAAGGCGAACCTGCAGCCATGGCAGATGTGGAAGTCTCGGCAGATCTCCAGGAAGCTGTTATACCCAGGGGAGAAAGTACTGAAGTAACATTACTCATAAGAAATAACGGTGAAGGGGATGCTGAAGCTGTTTCAGTGGATATACAGCTTCCTGACGGACTTGAATATGAAAGTGGGGACAGTGAGATAGAGATTATCAGTGATACACCCACAATATACCTGCAAACCCTGGGAGTGCAACAGCAAAAGGAATTCACTTTCAACGTCAAAGCAGAAGAAACGGGAAGTTATCCTGTGACAGCCTCCTATTCCTACATAAGTGCTGAAGACCCTGAAGCAGAAGAAATAAACAGTGAAACAACAACAAATGCACTGGAAGTCACAAAAGGCAAATACGATGTGATCTTCGAACAGCCGCTATATGTATATATCGTGCCTGTAGTCATCATTCTCGGGGCAGCAGCATGGATATATTACCGCCGCCAACAATACCGCTTTTAA
- the nadC gene encoding carboxylating nicotinate-nucleotide diphosphorylase produces MLRGQIESFIREDLGYYDISCQMVPDTIAEAVIFAKQDCVVAGVEVAEAIFDYFDIEYTRKVAEGERIQNNDVFFELKGRTVSLLRAERLTLNFLGHLSGIATLTRNCVEVAHECSDAVVAATRKTTPGIREFEKMAVIAGGGDPHRFNLSDSIMIKDNHRNIMGLENAILKAKEMASFTQKVEAEVESAPDAILAARMGVDIVMLDNMSPSEIISTLENLRHEGLRNKVIVEVSGGINAENLAEYAKTGIDVISMGSLIHKAQWVDLSMEMKDSFMS; encoded by the coding sequence ATGCTGAGAGGACAGATAGAGAGTTTCATCCGGGAAGATCTGGGTTATTATGATATCTCATGCCAGATGGTGCCGGACACGATTGCAGAAGCAGTGATTTTTGCAAAGCAGGATTGTGTGGTTGCCGGTGTGGAGGTTGCAGAGGCCATATTTGATTATTTTGATATCGAATATACAAGAAAGGTTGCAGAGGGAGAAAGGATACAGAATAACGATGTGTTCTTTGAACTTAAAGGGAGAACTGTATCCCTACTGCGTGCTGAGAGATTGACCTTGAACTTCCTGGGACACCTGAGCGGTATTGCGACCCTTACAAGAAATTGCGTGGAAGTGGCACATGAATGTTCTGATGCAGTTGTGGCTGCAACCCGTAAAACAACCCCGGGAATCCGGGAGTTCGAAAAAATGGCTGTAATCGCGGGCGGTGGGGACCCCCACAGGTTCAATCTCTCCGATTCCATAATGATAAAGGACAACCACAGGAATATAATGGGTCTGGAAAATGCGATCCTCAAAGCAAAAGAAATGGCAAGCTTTACCCAAAAAGTAGAAGCTGAAGTTGAATCCGCACCCGATGCAATCCTGGCTGCAAGGATGGGAGTGGACATCGTTATGCTGGACAATATGTCCCCTTCAGAAATTATATCAACCCTGGAGAATTTACGTCACGAGGGATTAAGGAATAAGGTAATAGTAGAGGTATCGGGAGGGATAAACGCCGAAAACCTTGCAGAATACGCAAAAACAGGAATTGATGTAATCTCTATGGGCTCCCTGATCCATAAAGCACAATGGGTCGATCTGAGTATGGAGATGAAAGACTCTTTTATGTCATAA
- a CDS encoding aspartate dehydrogenase, with the protein MLKIGVFGCGAIGGEICKAIDNGQIEAQLYAIYDRHEQSLNRVKSSLENFDPEIMEIVEMVREVDLVVECASQQAVYEVVPTALHAKCDVMVVSVGAFADTQLLEMTENIAREKNCRIYVPSGAICGIDGLISASAAALHSVTLTTEKPPGGLRGAPYVLENNIDIDSITGRTVLFEGSATEAVQAFPANVNVAATLSLAGIGFDNTRVRIVVNPALTRNIHEIAVEGEFGRFTSRVENVPSPTNPKTSYLAPLSVISTLKKLTQSFNVGT; encoded by the coding sequence ATGCTTAAAATAGGAGTTTTCGGTTGTGGTGCCATTGGTGGAGAAATCTGCAAGGCTATTGATAATGGCCAGATTGAAGCACAACTCTATGCTATATATGACCGCCATGAGCAATCCCTGAACAGGGTGAAAAGTTCACTGGAAAATTTTGATCCAGAGATCATGGAAATTGTTGAAATGGTCAGGGAGGTAGATCTGGTGGTAGAATGTGCTTCCCAGCAGGCGGTTTATGAAGTGGTTCCCACGGCGTTACATGCCAAATGTGATGTCATGGTAGTAAGTGTCGGGGCTTTTGCTGACACACAACTTCTTGAAATGACCGAAAACATAGCCCGTGAAAAAAATTGCCGGATTTACGTTCCCTCTGGTGCCATCTGCGGAATAGATGGCTTGATTTCGGCTTCTGCAGCTGCTCTGCATTCAGTCACCCTGACAACCGAAAAACCCCCCGGGGGATTGAGGGGAGCCCCCTATGTCCTTGAAAATAATATCGATATTGATTCCATAACCGGCAGAACTGTTCTTTTTGAAGGCTCTGCAACTGAGGCGGTACAGGCATTCCCTGCAAATGTGAATGTGGCTGCTACTCTCAGCCTTGCAGGGATTGGATTTGATAATACCAGGGTCAGGATAGTGGTCAACCCTGCCCTGACAAGAAATATCCATGAGATCGCAGTAGAAGGTGAGTTTGGAAGATTCACCTCCAGGGTGGAAAATGTGCCTTCTCCCACAAATCCAAAAACAAGTTATCTGGCTCCTCTTTCCGTAATTTCTACCTTGAAGAAGCTGACCCAATCCTTCAATGTGGGAACCTGA
- the nadA gene encoding quinolinate synthase NadA — protein MQDKQAIIDRINVLKKEKNAVILAHNYCRGDVQDLADFVGDSLGLSRQAVEQPADIIVFCGVDFMAQSAAILSPQKKVLIPDRFARCPMAAMATADEVRKAKKQHPDAMVVSYVNSSAEVKAESDVCCTSANAVKVVNSLDCAKVLFIPDKNLGDHVARNTDKEIIFWDGYCPTHNHMLESDVDSSQISHADADILAHPECRREVLEKADHILSTTGMTRYCSSSDSKEFIIATENGLLHRLRKENPDKHFYPCSEYAICPDMKTIDPASVLDCLENEEYEIRVEEKVTVQAKKALDRMLEAGRA, from the coding sequence ATGCAGGATAAGCAGGCTATAATAGACAGGATTAATGTCTTGAAAAAAGAAAAAAATGCGGTGATCCTTGCCCACAATTACTGCCGTGGCGATGTACAGGATTTAGCTGATTTTGTAGGTGATTCACTTGGCCTGAGCCGTCAGGCAGTTGAGCAGCCCGCTGATATTATTGTTTTTTGTGGCGTGGATTTCATGGCGCAAAGCGCTGCTATCCTGAGCCCCCAAAAGAAAGTTCTCATTCCGGACAGGTTTGCACGCTGCCCAATGGCGGCAATGGCTACTGCAGATGAGGTAAGAAAAGCCAAAAAACAACATCCCGATGCGATGGTTGTGTCCTATGTAAACAGTAGTGCAGAGGTGAAAGCAGAAAGTGATGTATGCTGCACATCCGCCAATGCTGTCAAAGTTGTCAACTCACTGGATTGTGCGAAAGTACTGTTCATTCCTGACAAAAACCTGGGAGACCATGTGGCCAGGAACACTGACAAAGAAATAATTTTCTGGGATGGCTACTGTCCGACCCACAACCATATGCTTGAATCAGATGTGGATTCATCTCAAATATCCCATGCAGACGCCGATATTCTGGCCCATCCGGAATGCAGGCGTGAGGTGCTTGAAAAAGCAGATCACATTTTAAGCACTACAGGAATGACAAGATATTGCTCCTCTTCGGATTCAAAAGAATTCATTATAGCTACGGAAAACGGTCTTCTCCATCGTCTGCGCAAGGAAAATCCGGATAAGCACTTTTACCCCTGCTCCGAATATGCGATCTGTCCGGATATGAAAACCATCGACCCTGCATCTGTTCTGGATTGTCTGGAAAATGAAGAATATGAGATCAGGGTAGAGGAAAAGGTCACAGTGCAGGCCAAAAAAGCCCTTGATCGCATGCTTGAAGCAGGAAGAGCATAA
- a CDS encoding geranylgeranylglycerol-phosphate geranylgeranyltransferase, with the protein MHAYFQLMRIANCAMAAFAAVIGVLIAFRMIFEQTLQAFPFFEAGGVGIVVILVTGAGNTINDYFDVGIDTINRPDRPIPSGKVSKKQAFFFAAFLFIIGIAIAWFINLVCALIALFNSLLLVLYARNLKTTPFFGNVAVGYLTGSTFLFGAAIFGIEGLYVLSVLFLLATLATIAREIVKDIEDMEGDMEAGATTLPILIGKKQAGFVASALALIGIASSPYPYLNSMLGEYYLPLVGIADLLFIAAVYAVLKNDPALSSKRFKLAMFMALFAFVAGA; encoded by the coding sequence ATGCACGCTTATTTCCAATTAATGCGTATTGCCAATTGTGCAATGGCAGCCTTTGCCGCAGTGATTGGTGTGTTAATCGCCTTTAGAATGATTTTTGAACAAACCCTTCAGGCCTTTCCATTTTTTGAGGCAGGGGGTGTGGGGATTGTAGTAATACTTGTAACCGGGGCCGGCAATACCATCAATGATTATTTTGATGTGGGTATTGATACGATAAACAGGCCTGACAGGCCAATTCCTTCTGGGAAGGTAAGTAAGAAACAGGCGTTTTTCTTTGCTGCATTCCTTTTCATAATCGGAATCGCCATTGCCTGGTTTATTAATCTGGTCTGTGCTTTAATAGCTCTTTTCAATTCTCTCCTGCTTGTCCTGTATGCCCGTAATCTTAAGACGACTCCCTTTTTTGGCAACGTTGCGGTGGGTTACCTGACAGGTTCTACTTTCCTTTTCGGTGCCGCTATATTTGGGATAGAAGGATTGTATGTCCTTTCGGTATTATTCCTGCTTGCAACCCTGGCGACAATTGCACGTGAAATTGTGAAGGATATCGAGGATATGGAGGGAGATATGGAAGCAGGAGCAACTACTCTCCCCATTCTCATCGGGAAAAAACAGGCAGGTTTTGTAGCTTCGGCCCTTGCCCTGATAGGTATCGCTTCCAGCCCCTACCCTTACCTGAATTCCATGCTGGGTGAATATTACCTTCCTCTGGTGGGTATTGCTGACCTGCTTTTTATCGCGGCTGTTTATGCAGTGTTGAAAAATGACCCCGCCCTCTCCTCAAAACGCTTCAAACTGGCTATGTTCATGGCATTGTTTGCTTTTGTGGCAGGTGCTTAA
- a CDS encoding RNA ligase partner protein, whose amino-acid sequence MLRQRFIMDTTGLTDIQARQSLGQDTICAGMKEILDLIADARLHLQISCYVPFPSVYNELQEFANNNNCDPEVVAKIDTWLVKKTPDRYEVQIPSRIFHEYVSYMRERINKGMNVAEEAIREASRECLIQNSQAKSKHMVEKDIDREVVGSVVNKFRNKYRSALRYGILDSAPDIDVLLLAKELDAAVVAKDYGIQKWAEQLGVRFVPAETFPRMLQEYLRHTSR is encoded by the coding sequence ATGTTGAGACAGAGATTTATAATGGATACCACCGGGCTTACCGATATTCAGGCCCGCCAGTCACTGGGACAGGACACCATCTGCGCAGGTATGAAAGAAATTCTGGACCTGATAGCAGATGCCCGGCTGCATCTGCAGATCAGCTGCTATGTCCCCTTCCCTTCCGTTTATAATGAACTTCAGGAATTTGCCAATAACAATAACTGTGACCCTGAAGTCGTGGCAAAGATCGATACCTGGCTTGTCAAGAAAACCCCTGACAGGTATGAGGTACAGATTCCCTCCCGTATTTTTCACGAATACGTATCCTACATGAGGGAGAGAATCAACAAAGGCATGAATGTGGCAGAAGAAGCAATCCGTGAGGCTTCCCGTGAGTGTCTTATCCAGAATTCACAGGCAAAAAGCAAACATATGGTGGAGAAGGATATCGATCGCGAAGTAGTGGGTTCCGTTGTGAACAAATTCCGCAACAAATACCGCTCAGCCCTGCGTTACGGAATACTGGACAGTGCACCTGATATCGATGTGCTACTGCTGGCAAAAGAGCTTGATGCAGCTGTAGTTGCCAAGGACTACGGGATCCAGAAATGGGCCGAACAACTGGGCGTGAGGTTTGTTCCCGCCGAAACATTTCCCCGGATGTTGCAGGAATATCTCAGGCATACATCCCGTTAA
- a CDS encoding CDC48 family AAA ATPase, with the protein MVSSNPPIKKIEVCVAEAYHRDAGRGIARLNKDLMEKVGAISGDIISIQGKRKTYAVVWPGYLDDAGKTIIRIDGNLRNNAGIGIDDKVTIKKVEAKDAQRVTLATNQTIHSKNYSRYIHRILEGRPLDRGQKIRVETVNTPMTFVVTATQPTGPVIVTRNTRLMLKEKPAEQLPGDEQVSYEDIGGLKREIGLMREMIELPLRHPELFQKLGIDPPAGMMLYGPPGTGKTMIAKAVASETEANFLSISGPEIVSKYYGESEQKLREIFDEAEKEAPSIIFIDEIDSIAPKRDEVRGEVERRVVAQLLSLMDGLKSRGKVIVIAATNRPNSIDQALRRGGRFDREIEIGIPDREGRLQVLYVHTRGMPLSNNVNLERIADTTYGFVGADLSSLCKEAAMHALRRLMPRLKIEDEIPPEIMDELTVNAIDFEEARKNVEPSAMREVFLEMADTLWDDIGGMEKVKQDLIEAVEWPLKYPELFEITATRPPLGIMLYGPPGTGKTLLARAAAGESNANFISIKGPELLSRYVGDSEKAVRETFRKARQASPSIIFFDEIDSIAPKRQDNFGGEGAERVISQILTEIDGIEELKDIVIIAATNRPEMVDPALLRPGRFDRLIHVDLPDSAGREAILGIHLRGKPLSEDVNIHELAGLTDGYSGADIEAICREASMLSIRENVRPAMKREDVKRLAHSIRINNQHFRTAIENFKNAKAGYERELPLG; encoded by the coding sequence ATGGTCTCCTCCAACCCACCCATCAAAAAAATAGAAGTATGTGTGGCAGAGGCATACCACCGTGATGCAGGAAGAGGTATTGCCAGGCTTAACAAGGACCTGATGGAAAAGGTTGGAGCCATCAGTGGAGATATAATATCTATTCAGGGTAAGCGTAAAACCTATGCCGTTGTATGGCCCGGCTACCTTGATGATGCAGGTAAAACCATCATAAGGATTGATGGTAACCTGCGTAATAATGCAGGTATAGGTATCGATGATAAAGTCACGATCAAAAAGGTTGAAGCAAAGGATGCCCAGAGGGTTACTCTTGCTACAAACCAGACCATACATTCCAAAAATTACTCACGTTATATTCACCGTATTCTGGAAGGCAGACCACTGGACCGTGGACAAAAGATACGTGTGGAGACAGTCAACACACCGATGACATTTGTAGTAACCGCTACCCAGCCAACCGGCCCTGTGATTGTTACCCGCAATACCAGACTGATGTTGAAGGAAAAACCTGCAGAACAGCTACCAGGAGATGAACAGGTTTCCTATGAGGATATCGGGGGACTGAAAAGGGAAATCGGCTTGATGCGGGAGATGATCGAACTGCCCCTGCGACATCCTGAACTATTCCAGAAACTCGGGATCGATCCTCCGGCAGGTATGATGCTTTATGGACCTCCCGGTACCGGCAAAACCATGATTGCAAAAGCTGTTGCAAGTGAAACCGAAGCCAATTTCCTTTCCATAAGTGGCCCTGAGATCGTTTCTAAATATTACGGTGAAAGCGAACAAAAACTCAGGGAAATTTTCGATGAGGCTGAAAAGGAAGCACCCTCCATTATTTTCATTGATGAAATCGATTCCATAGCTCCTAAAAGGGATGAGGTCAGGGGCGAAGTGGAAAGACGCGTGGTTGCCCAGTTGCTTTCCCTCATGGACGGCCTGAAATCACGTGGAAAAGTTATAGTAATAGCTGCGACCAACCGACCCAACTCCATTGACCAGGCCCTGCGAAGGGGAGGACGGTTTGACCGGGAAATTGAGATTGGGATCCCGGATAGGGAAGGGCGGCTGCAGGTACTTTATGTACATACAAGAGGTATGCCCCTTTCTAACAATGTTAATCTCGAAAGGATAGCAGATACAACATACGGTTTTGTCGGAGCAGATCTTTCCTCACTCTGCAAAGAAGCTGCCATGCATGCACTGCGCAGACTCATGCCCCGGCTGAAAATTGAAGATGAAATCCCTCCGGAAATCATGGATGAACTCACAGTCAATGCTATTGACTTTGAAGAAGCACGCAAAAATGTTGAACCCTCCGCGATGCGGGAAGTTTTCCTTGAAATGGCAGATACCCTCTGGGATGATATCGGGGGAATGGAAAAAGTCAAACAAGATCTCATAGAAGCTGTGGAATGGCCCCTTAAATATCCGGAACTGTTCGAAATAACTGCCACCCGCCCTCCCCTGGGAATTATGCTTTACGGGCCACCGGGCACAGGTAAGACCCTGCTGGCACGGGCAGCAGCCGGGGAAAGTAATGCCAATTTCATAAGCATAAAGGGACCGGAATTATTAAGCAGATATGTCGGGGATTCCGAAAAAGCGGTCCGAGAAACGTTTCGCAAAGCACGGCAGGCATCTCCTTCAATCATTTTTTTCGATGAAATCGATTCGATTGCACCCAAAAGACAGGATAACTTTGGCGGGGAAGGGGCCGAGAGGGTAATTAGCCAGATTCTTACCGAGATCGATGGCATAGAGGAGTTGAAGGATATTGTCATAATTGCCGCCACCAACCGCCCTGAGATGGTGGATCCGGCACTGCTCAGACCGGGCCGTTTTGACAGGCTCATACATGTAGATCTGCCTGATTCAGCCGGCAGGGAAGCAATTCTTGGCATCCACCTGAGGGGCAAGCCCCTGTCAGAAGATGTGAATATACATGAGCTGGCCGGACTTACGGATGGTTATTCCGGGGCTGATATAGAGGCTATTTGCAGGGAAGCTTCAATGCTTTCAATCAGGGAAAATGTCCGGCCTGCCATGAAGCGGGAGGATGTAAAAAGGTTAGCCCACTCAATTCGCATCAACAATCAACACTTCAGGACGGCGATTGAAAATTTCAAAAATGCAAAGGCCGGTTATGAACGTGAATTACCACTTGGCTAA
- a CDS encoding (5-formylfuran-3-yl)methyl phosphate synthase, with protein sequence MKLLVSPINNEEAISALKGGADIIDVKNPKEGSLGANFPGVIKGVKDAVGDQKPISAALGDFNYKPGTAALAAYGAAAAGADYVKIGLYDIQTEEQAYEMLAGITEAVRTMDNVPKVVACAYSDYTRINSIDPALLPAIGAKAGVDLVMVDTGVKDGRSTFEYLNEAQLKDFVEKAHANGLETALAGSIKFDDIEAIKEIKPDILGVRGIVCGGDRSTSIKQELVEQLRARLS encoded by the coding sequence ATGAAACTGCTGGTTAGTCCTATTAATAACGAAGAAGCAATCTCCGCCCTAAAAGGCGGTGCAGATATTATCGATGTCAAAAATCCAAAAGAAGGATCTCTTGGTGCCAATTTCCCGGGAGTGATCAAAGGGGTAAAGGACGCTGTAGGGGACCAAAAACCCATCAGTGCAGCCCTGGGGGATTTTAACTACAAACCCGGCACCGCTGCCCTTGCTGCCTATGGTGCAGCAGCTGCGGGTGCGGATTATGTCAAAATCGGCCTGTATGATATCCAGACAGAGGAACAGGCCTATGAGATGCTTGCCGGAATCACCGAAGCTGTCAGGACAATGGATAATGTCCCGAAAGTAGTCGCATGTGCATATTCCGATTATACGAGGATCAATTCAATCGACCCGGCCCTCTTACCGGCAATTGGCGCAAAAGCAGGAGTTGACCTGGTCATGGTTGATACGGGGGTAAAAGACGGACGTTCCACCTTCGAGTACCTCAATGAAGCACAACTTAAGGATTTCGTTGAAAAAGCACATGCAAATGGCCTGGAAACGGCACTGGCAGGCAGTATCAAATTCGACGATATAGAAGCAATAAAGGAAATCAAGCCGGATATCCTGGGCGTCAGGGGTATCGTCTGTGGCGGGGATCGTAGTACATCCATCAAGCAGGAACTTGTAGAACAGCTTCGCGCCCGCCTTAGCTAA